In uncultured delta proteobacterium, the following proteins share a genomic window:
- a CDS encoding putative membrane protein (Evidence 3 : Function proposed based on presence of conserved amino acid motif, structural feature or limited homology), translating into MRERLAVFINPILLKGDITSTFSIGIRQICSGAITTLVDLAVFQTLYLTSPFQLYVIISLSFVVAVFTNYAITSRYVFYHIKKFKLGAAKRIIVYFFVCFVSLAITQAVVHVLVGMVGFYPLFAKCVSIFVVFIWTLFASKTIVFCDINANF; encoded by the coding sequence GTGAGAGAGCGACTTGCCGTTTTTATCAATCCGATTTTGCTGAAAGGAGATATAACTAGCACATTTTCCATCGGGATTCGCCAAATATGCAGTGGAGCTATTACAACGCTTGTTGACCTTGCTGTTTTTCAGACACTGTACTTGACAAGTCCATTTCAACTTTATGTAATTATCTCATTGTCTTTTGTTGTTGCTGTCTTCACAAATTATGCAATTACATCCAGATATGTTTTTTATCATATTAAAAAGTTTAAATTGGGAGCGGCAAAGCGTATTATCGTATATTTTTTTGTTTGTTTTGTGTCTTTAGCGATAACGCAAGCCGTTGTTCATGTCCTGGTGGGTATGGTCGGGTTTTACCCTTTGTTTGCCAAATGTGTAAGTATTTTTGTCGTTTTTATCTGGACACTTTTTGCTTCAAAGACAATAGTTTTTTGCGATATAAATGCTAATTTTTGA
- the ykcC gene encoding Uncharacterized glycosyltransferase YkcC, with protein sequence MEVVTPDVSFMLTIVVPVYNEEKTLPLFLQSMRDVLPKVTENYEIIFALDPCTDRTEEMIEAAHAADSRIKLLRFSRRFGQPAATWAGLHYAKGDAVIPIDCDMQDPPELIVEMARLWREEGYKVVIPQRISRDGENILKKCVAYAGYWFINKTASVNIPRNTGDFRLLDRTVVDELMRLSESHGFLRGLTSLVGFKTRLLPFNRLARAGGEGKYNRITGSLKIGFNGIVAFSDFLLNSIAAAGLLFSFLSILGAVFLFFAKLFNWYEFATGVATLGVLVLFLAGMQFLAVGVMGAYISRIYDEVKRRPKYIVERSLGLESEA encoded by the coding sequence ATGGAAGTTGTTACTCCGGATGTTTCTTTTATGCTGACAATTGTTGTTCCCGTGTATAACGAGGAAAAGACGCTGCCGCTTTTTTTGCAATCAATGCGCGATGTTTTGCCCAAGGTGACGGAGAACTACGAAATCATCTTTGCTTTGGATCCCTGCACGGACAGAACCGAGGAAATGATCGAGGCCGCTCATGCAGCGGACTCCCGTATCAAACTGTTGCGGTTTTCACGCCGGTTCGGCCAGCCCGCTGCGACATGGGCCGGATTGCATTATGCCAAGGGTGACGCCGTTATTCCGATTGATTGTGACATGCAGGACCCCCCGGAGCTTATTGTTGAAATGGCCCGGTTATGGCGAGAGGAGGGATATAAGGTCGTTATCCCGCAGAGAATATCACGGGATGGCGAGAATATTTTAAAAAAATGCGTAGCGTATGCCGGCTATTGGTTTATTAACAAAACGGCGTCGGTAAATATCCCGCGTAATACCGGTGACTTCCGCTTGCTGGATCGTACTGTCGTCGATGAGCTTATGCGGTTGAGCGAAAGCCATGGTTTTTTGCGCGGCTTGACTTCCCTTGTCGGTTTTAAAACACGGCTTCTGCCTTTTAACCGTTTGGCACGGGCCGGGGGAGAGGGCAAATATAACCGGATCACCGGAAGCCTGAAAATCGGCTTTAATGGGATTGTCGCGTTTTCAGATTTTTTGCTCAACTCCATAGCCGCCGCTGGCCTTCTTTTCTCATTTTTGTCAATATTGGGTGCTGTTTTTCTTTTCTTCGCCAAGTTGTTTAATTGGTATGAATTCGCCACCGGTGTCGCAACCTTAGGTGTTCTGGTGCTTTTCCTCGCCGGCATGCAATTTTTGGCTGTCGGCGTTATGGGGGCGTATATATCCAGAATTTACGACGAAGTGAAAAGACGTCCCAAGTATATAGTAGAACGTTCTTTAG